ttaaattgtgtttttttaatttttttacattttgatcacttttattgctgtcacaaggaatgtaaacatcccttgtgacagcaataggtggtgacaggtactctttatggagggatcgggggtctaaaagacctccgagccctcctttgcacttcaaagtattcagatcgccgaaaatggcgattctgaatactgtgtacttttttaaatccggcgccattggcagccgagaaacccggaagtgacgtcatgacgtcgcttccgtggtttcaatgcggagactgaatcaaagccgcttacggcttagtgtcagtctccgcctggacacagaaggtgccggatggaggatcgggtctcccggtgggacgggaggcccggtcagagcggcaaaaggcggcgggaggggggggatgtcccctcccgctcctccggcataacaaccgagcggcttttagccgcatcggttgttatgtttggatagccgatcgcccgctctaaacaacggtaccgggatgatgcctgcggctgcaggcatcatcccggtataacccccgaacgccgcctcgttaatcgcgcgataaaaaaattgacggcgttaacgtgggtttgcgttaacgccgttaatagcgcgtttaactgacagcactaatatatatatatatatatatatatatatatctctatatatatctctatatatatctctatatatatatctatatatatatatatatatatatatatatatatatatatatatacgcagtacatatatatctctctatatataagttccttggagttgggctttaaatcctatgtctatatattattattattattattattttacatgatttatatagcgccaacagtttacgcagtgctttacaatgtataggggggacagcacaattacagtacaattcAATTCAGAAGGTACAGGAGTGCCCGGCTcctagagcttacattctaaagggagggggttgtggtacaaaaggtaaaagCTACAGAGAATGATTTAATGGGGGAGGCTCGGGGACAGttcttaggtgggtgtgggataggcttccctgaataaatgagttttcagggatttcctaaaggtggacatggtaggggctgatcggacataccgggCAGGggcttccagaggatgggagaggctctggagaagtcctgaaggcgagcgtgggaggaggtaacaagggaggaGCGGGGGGATGATTtgggcgatatatatatatatacagggtgggccatttacatggatacaccaaaaacaaaagttggattcaaaatggccgccatggtcaccacccatcttgaaaagtttccccccttacatatactaatgtgccataaacaggaagttaatatcaccaaccattcccattttattaaggtgtgtccatataaatggcccacccgggtggatccacataaatggcccaccctgtatatataaCATaggttttaaagcccaactccgagGAACTTGAAAATTCTTCTTTATTGCAGTAGGACTGTGCCCACTGGGTAACTAGATTTACAATTCCAATCCTCTGCCCTGCTTGACCGGTCCTCGCAGCATCCTCTTTCCAATGCTCCACCGGTCTAAGGTCTTTAAGTCATGAAGATCAAGGCAGGGTCCATAGCTCCACACTGGACACGAGGCAGCCAGCCAAGGGACAGTTCACCACCAGAGCATTGGAGAGCATTGTTGCCCAGGGGGATCGGTTAAGTAAAGAGCTTTTACCTCCCTCCCAGATTGTCTTTGAAGTTCTATTAGCTTAATGTCATTAGGTGACCTTGAGGAATATCATAAATTAAACCTAattatataataattaaaaactgTATATAGTTATTAAAGAGCCTTCAAATTATATCtaaagccaacatttttttttttcattttggataaactaTAGAATGTGTAAagccctttcatttttttttctccattgggAATAtttcccttaagccctgtacacacggcccagaatctcgtcaggaaaaaaccgttgtttttcctgacgagattattgggaagaatctcttgccagcccagtgtacagacactccattctaAAGAACCGcccttcttttgaatggcacaaatGGTGTGACatcattaccgtatttatcggcgtataccgcacacttttttgccctgaaattcagggcaaaatcgtgggtgcgcgatatatgccgatacccgcatcccgcgccgagtttgaactactgctccggcatataccgagcgcagtacactcgtgtatagtcgggcaggctcggctcctctcgcagtcacgtcctggacgtacaggacgcacgggacgtgaccgcgagaggagacgagcctgcccgactatacacgagtgtactgcgctcggtatatgccggcgcagtagttcaaactcagcgcgggaagcggagatcgagcgagcggggaggacaccgcagaaggacgccggacccgacgaggacaccaccgaagccgcagacggacgccggacccgacgaggccaccgatggacgccgcgcaagacaccaaaactgtaagtactaaaatctttttttcacaggaatgcgggtccactttaggagtgcgtgctatacgccagagcgcgcaatacctcgataaatacggtaactaccaCAAGCAAgcgctcgtcacattctatgccgtcgccaccatcttgctacaccctacctatgcctaggaagctactgcgcatgcgtcaaagtcatttagaacatgcgcgggtttccacgacgacaggtaagtatacacaatctcgggtttctcggcaggaaaacactgccgagaatcacgacgagaaaatagagagcaggttctctgattttctcgtcgagattctgggcagtttttttgacgggaaacctgaaagcctcgtacacacgctcagtttactcggcaagaaagctctgccagcagttttcttggtggttcttgccgagaaaaccgagcgtgtgtacgaggctttacttctTGTTCCTGAGCAGAAAAATAAGTCAAAGGACAAATCTTTACAAAGTGTCGAATGTTCCCTCTTGGACAGTTACAACTGGCACACGTGTCCCCACTGGATGGTTACTCCTCCATCTTTGTTCCAATGGCAGTTGTAAGATGTTGGATTTTTTGGGGACCAGGCCTCCAAGGCGAAATGAGAGAAGGATGTCTTTATTGGGAACACaaggcaataaaaacctgaccccatccaaaaacaaaaaaaaaaatattttttggcttTTAATTTGCTTTAAAACTTTATGAAAATAATCAACAGTTACAACTTTCTTGTTTTTCTCATTTAAAAAAGCAGTGTGGTCAGCAAGGCAACAATTACGAAGTAGATAAGTCCGCTGTAGAGGCCGGTTGCTCCATCGCTGCAGTACATCGCCATGTCAACGTTTAAACCATTGATAGAATCCTTCTTGTTGCCCAGTATACCACAGAAGCTTTCAGTGGTGCAGCCACGGGTAGCATCCTTCGTATTGAATGTTCCTGGAGGAatgtgtggaggaaaataaaaacacaacatttaGGTAATATGATACTTTGTATCAGTTCATACACTGTTAATTAAAGGGGATGTCAAGGTTGAATGTTTATCTAGCTTTTTATAGAGTGGGGAAGGTTCTCATACTGGTCTATGTCACACATTGGGGGGTCTATCCtgactatttgtcctggtgaccattggggGTCTATCCtgactatttgtcctggtgaccattggggGGCTCTACCCTATTTGTTCTCGTGACCACTGGGGGATCTACCCTAACTGTTTGTTCTGGTGACCATTGGGTGGAGGGTCTACCCTGACTATTTGTCTTGGTGACCATTGGGGATTTACCCTAACTGTTTGTTAAGGTGACCATTGGGAGGAGGGTCTACCCTGACTATTTGTCTTGGTGACCATTAGGGGGCATCTACCCTTACTGTTTGTTCTGGTGACCACTGGGTGGGGGGTCTACCATATTTGTCTTGGAGGAGATCTTTGGATGGGATTAATGCCAACacatactgtgacatactgaagcagagcatgatcccctcccttcagagactgggccgcagggcagtattccaaaataataacgaccccaaacacaccaagacggccactgccttgctaaagaacctgagggtaaaggtaatgcACTGCccaagcatttctccagacctaaaccctatttagCTCCTGTGGGGTAGTCACCAGAcgtaaggtggaggagtgcaaggtctctaacatccaccagctccgtgatgtcatcatggaggagtgaaagaggactccagtggcaacctgtgaagctctggtgaactctatgcctaaaagggttaaggcagtgctggaaaataatggtggccacacaaaatattgacactttgggcccaatttggacttttTTACTTAGATGCGgacctttgctagccttcatccggcccttggggcaatattgctcccaacgatatgagccactattcctcccaatggcaccaacaatgggacaacatttcttagactaatagcaatgatggcgcactattccaccacctactgcccaccaacactggggccatgtttattctcactgatgcttggcccttgggcattttctactctgaatggtcagaatccggcccccctgaagtctgaaagaccgtaaactggccctttgcttgaaaagtatggagacccctggtttagatattaatggccttgtgttgagttattttgaggggacagcatttacactgtgaggggtgtactcacttttgtgagatactgcaatatatatatatatatatatatatatatatatatataatgtacagtacatGTCATCATGGTACATGGTCCGAATATGGCCATGTTGCCATATaaggtcaatgatgtcatcagCATTTTACCCGTGTTGTTACATGCAGCTGCGGGGCAGGAAATTCCTGGGAGGGCAGCCTTCTATCATGTGGCAGTTTCCCATGGGTTCGGCTGAACTAAGTTTCACCCAATCCCTATTAAGGAGAACTACAGAAGCATTTTAGGATAAGGTCATGTAAGGGAATACATGAGTTTGTATGTTTTGATCCCAAATGAATGGAATTTTGTACAAGTCAACCAAGCATGGACAACTGTCTAAAGATGGCTTTACCCTCTAAAACATAAACGGGATGCATTTGGAACATATTTAGGTACGTAAGTTGGTACCTTCACCTAAGAATTACTTTATATCTGTAAATTTCATACTGTTGATTACAAAGCATTGTACTAGAGTGGTGAGATGTTAAAAATACAAGCAAGTGAAGAAATACAACAAACTCTAGGGAATAGTCCAGGTTTACCCTCATGCAACGTACCAGTTAGTGTTCTAGCCATACGTCCACATTTATTCTGATCCCCGGTGCATTCTATTTTATCTCCGGTATAACAGTAGTCAGATGTGCCCGAATAACAGGTCCGACACGTCAGCCCGTTCTTTACTGAGCTCTCCACTGGTACTAAAGTAAAGCAAATGGTGATGATAAGCACTTGAACAATATTGTATATGAAAACCTAGTCAACAATTTCAATGCTATCCTACAAAGCACGTAGTTTCTGCATTCATAATCCTGCCTGTTCGCCCATTTTTCTTTTGTACATACAGTTCCACtttgggctcatttacacttgcttcaacaaGGCTTCAACAAGGCTTCAACAAGGCTTCAAAAGGCTTCAACAAGGCTTCAACAAGGcttcaacaaggcttcggacacgcTCTGTTAAAGCTTGTTGAACGCTAATCAAAGCTcaggtcactaaataaaatggttagcttacagtcttgtctacacctgcttttgcttttCTTTGCTTTGCTTCGGCTTCGCTTCAAatattataccccatgtagcttcagtggtgcttcaaagcatcttcaaagcctccatagaagcctatggcaaagcttgcttgaagccccactgaagccccaccaaagccccaccaaagcctcaacaAAACCTTACcaaagcctcaccaaagccccacctaagccccaccgaagcctcagcgTAGCCACACTGAAGCTTCAtggaagcctcatcgaagcaccaagcatTTAGTGACAGGAGATTTGACTggagttcagagagctttaaagcgggggttcaccctatgaacgcaaaaaaatatatatttttttcttctaccataaaatcaggcattgtagcgcgagctacagtatgcctgtcccgatttttttacccccgtactcaccttgtactcgtacatcgaagataccggggaatgggcgtgcctatggagacggaggatgattgacggccggctctggcgcgtcacgcttctccggaaatagccgaaataggcttggctcttcacggcgcctgcgcatagcctgtgcgcaggcgccgtgaagagccgagacctactccggctgtcttcggggagagtgacgtgccagggccggccgtcaatcatcctccctctccataggcacgcccattccccgcgggagccgaaatcgataatgtacgattacaaggtgagtccggggttaaaaaaatcgggacaggcatactgtagctcgcgctacaatgcctgtctcgatggtaaaatcatgtgagtgagggtgaactaccgctttaacaaagCCATATTTTGAAGCAATGCTAAAAAGTGTACTGGGGGCACTATAGAgtaatatgtaattacacaacttatcctataatatgcatcaacaagtaaataataaaaaatgtgtcctgttgtacgtgataaatcaatcaataaatcaaaagtaaataataaagtcccattggtgcaaacaaagacacaacatcaatgctcgaaaatcctctagatatatttcttgctgtgatacaaaaaccatctccggtcgtgcaaacttattgatcttccaccacctggataattagtacgacacccaatgtgcacaagtagtgaattgtgcttaccagacctggttgacctctttatgaaaaagacggtcagatgggcttgagcaggataatgcctgcagacatataaatggactggagcatgtacgatattttgaagcaagtgtaaactaggcaTAAAGAGCTATTTTAAAATAAGTGAAAacccgaaaattaaaaaaaaactacaatttgaaaatccgaaataataactaactaactaactaactaactaactaataataactaactatttaattataggtattggaatttttctttcaaatttggctgttagtgaacgtaacatactgtatacaaatttatccgaagttacgaattatccgaaaaaaTGAAtcccgcatctaaacgaatggaaggaAGGTAGcacattaaaaataatatataataataaaaaagtttttattagaattattattattatttattgttattaatttgttacattccatttgtttaaatgcggcattcgttatttcgcataattcgtaactttggataaatttgtattcgttaactttaactaacagccaaatttgaaaggaaattccaatacctataagttaatagttagtaatagttattattagtaatattattattggttagttagttattatttcgagttttcaaattttcagattttcgtttcttattttcggatttttgttcttatttttcaATTTcggattttttcattttaaattttttca
This sequence is a window from Rana temporaria chromosome 10, aRanTem1.1, whole genome shotgun sequence. Protein-coding genes within it:
- the LOC120916322 gene encoding phospholipase A2 inhibitor and Ly6/PLAUR domain-containing protein-like: MKLLGILLVLSAFTSKGYSIVCKNCWHFATTPCTEPTVSCPNDQICVAALTMVIEGTKITPQYSVSCGTQSECNVTGSLNFIYGRILTGTSCCSTDNCDPPTPQLPVESSVKNGLTCRTCYSGTSDYCYTGDKIECTGDQNKCGRMARTLTGTFNTKDATRGCTTESFCGILGNKKDSINGLNVDMAMYCSDGATGLYSGLIYFVIVALLTTLLF